A DNA window from Streptomyces canus contains the following coding sequences:
- a CDS encoding nucleotidyltransferase family protein — MTENEQQVAGLLLAAGGGRRLGGRPKALLEHRGRPLVEHVVGVLRAAGCTRVHVVLGAAAAVVRERAELGDCVLVENPEWAEGMGSSLRAGLDSLTGTKARAALVSLVDQPGIGAAAMRRVLAAYEGETSLVSAAYDGVRGHPVLLGAAHWAGITATATGDRGARAYLKEHEDAITLVECADVAEPYDIDTTADLTHLE; from the coding sequence ATGACGGAGAACGAACAGCAGGTCGCCGGACTGCTCCTGGCCGCGGGCGGCGGACGACGGCTCGGCGGGCGGCCCAAGGCACTGCTCGAACACCGGGGCCGCCCGCTCGTCGAACACGTGGTCGGCGTCCTGCGCGCGGCCGGCTGTACCCGCGTGCACGTGGTCCTGGGGGCCGCCGCGGCGGTCGTACGGGAGCGGGCGGAGCTCGGTGACTGCGTGCTCGTGGAGAACCCGGAGTGGGCCGAGGGCATGGGGTCGTCGCTGCGGGCCGGGCTGGACTCGCTCACCGGAACGAAGGCGCGGGCCGCACTGGTCTCGCTCGTCGACCAGCCCGGTATCGGGGCGGCGGCGATGCGCCGGGTGCTCGCCGCGTACGAGGGCGAGACCTCGCTCGTCTCGGCCGCCTACGACGGGGTACGCGGCCATCCCGTCCTCCTGGGCGCCGCACACTGGGCCGGGATCACCGCGACTGCGACCGGGGACCGGGGGGCACGCGCCTATCTGAAGGAGCACGAGGACGCGATCACGCTCGTCGAGTGCGCGGACGTGGCCGAGCCCTACGACATCGACACGACGGCCGACCTGACGCACCTCGAGTGA
- a CDS encoding HipA family kinase, which translates to MLRDVTAVRYVTPLRSGGSVPGVFEADDLGTYVVKFTGSAQGRKALVAEVIVGELARALGLRFPELVLVHFDPEIADSEPHQEVRELHSASAGLNLGMDYLPGARDFTPEVARTFPVDPVEAGRIVWLDALTVNVDRTVHSSNLMVWPTFGIAPPRLWLIDHGAALVFHHRWEGTDPSKSYDFRHHALGHYGPDVRAADAELAPKVTLDVLHEVTAAVPDAWLTGFATPDEAREAYVAYLHARVRASEAWLPTDFPTREELAAEEALRAAKTQEGRPNWLKRVPDLHGKPAAEQDWSVHLG; encoded by the coding sequence GTGCTGCGCGATGTGACTGCTGTTCGATACGTGACCCCGCTGAGGTCCGGGGGCTCCGTCCCCGGCGTCTTCGAGGCCGATGACCTGGGCACCTACGTCGTGAAGTTCACCGGTTCCGCGCAGGGCCGCAAGGCGCTGGTCGCCGAGGTGATCGTCGGTGAGCTGGCGCGGGCGCTGGGGCTGCGCTTTCCCGAGCTGGTCCTCGTGCACTTCGACCCGGAGATCGCCGACAGCGAGCCGCACCAGGAGGTACGCGAGCTCCACAGCGCCAGCGCGGGCCTCAACCTCGGCATGGACTACCTGCCGGGCGCCCGCGACTTCACGCCCGAGGTGGCCAGGACGTTCCCGGTCGACCCGGTGGAGGCCGGCCGGATCGTCTGGCTCGACGCGCTCACCGTGAACGTCGACCGTACGGTCCACAGCTCGAACCTGATGGTCTGGCCGACGTTCGGTATCGCACCCCCGCGCCTGTGGCTGATCGACCACGGTGCCGCGCTCGTCTTCCACCACCGCTGGGAGGGCACGGACCCGTCGAAGTCCTACGACTTCCGCCACCACGCCCTCGGTCACTACGGCCCGGACGTCCGCGCCGCCGACGCGGAACTGGCGCCCAAGGTCACTCTCGACGTCCTGCACGAGGTCACGGCGGCCGTCCCCGACGCCTGGCTCACCGGCTTCGCGACCCCGGACGAGGCACGCGAGGCCTATGTGGCGTACCTCCACGCGCGCGTGCGGGCCTCCGAGGCATGGCTGCCCACCGACTTTCCCACCCGGGAGGAACTCGCCGCCGAGGAGGCTCTCCGCGCGGCGAAGACACAGGAAGGCCGGCCCAACTGGCTGAAGCGGGTCCCCGACCTGCACGGCAAACCGGCCGCGGAACAGGATTGGTCGGTGCACCTCGGATGA
- a CDS encoding SDR family oxidoreductase: protein MTTTDGTLNGKVALVTGGSRGIGAATALRLAREGANVAVTYVDGKEAASDVVRRVEALGRRAVALRADSADAEDAAGAVLRTAEALGGLDVLVNNAGVGVLGPLGELSLADVDRVLAVNVRGVFLASQAAAARMRDGGRIITIGSCMTQRVPGPGGTLYATSKSALVGLTKALARELGPRGITANIVHPGPTDTDMNPADGPFAAGQAAMTAVGRFGTAEEVASMVAYVADAAYVTGAEFSVDGGHAA from the coding sequence ATGACAACGACTGACGGAACTCTGAACGGCAAGGTCGCGCTCGTCACCGGGGGCAGCCGGGGGATCGGGGCCGCTACGGCGCTGCGGCTGGCGCGGGAGGGCGCGAATGTGGCCGTGACGTATGTGGACGGCAAGGAGGCGGCCTCGGACGTCGTACGGCGGGTAGAGGCGCTGGGGCGGCGGGCCGTCGCCCTGCGGGCGGACTCCGCGGACGCCGAGGACGCGGCGGGGGCGGTTCTCCGCACGGCGGAGGCGCTCGGTGGGCTGGACGTACTGGTGAACAACGCGGGTGTGGGGGTGCTCGGTCCGCTGGGCGAGCTGTCCCTCGCGGACGTCGACCGGGTGCTGGCCGTCAACGTGCGCGGGGTGTTTCTGGCCTCTCAGGCGGCGGCCGCGCGGATGCGGGACGGCGGTCGCATCATCACGATCGGCAGCTGTATGACCCAGCGGGTGCCGGGCCCCGGCGGGACCCTGTACGCGACGAGCAAGTCGGCACTGGTGGGGCTGACGAAGGCCCTCGCACGTGAGCTGGGGCCGCGGGGGATCACGGCGAACATCGTGCATCCCGGGCCCACGGACACCGACATGAACCCGGCGGACGGGCCGTTCGCGGCGGGGCAGGCCGCGATGACCGCGGTGGGGCGGTTCGGGACGGCGGAGGAAGTGGCGTCGATGGTCGCGTATGTGGCGGATGCGGCGTACGTCACCGGTGCGGAGTTCTCGGTGGACGGGGGGCACGCGGCGTGA
- the allB gene encoding allantoinase AllB, with the protein MSDTELVLRSTRVITPEGTRAASVAVAGGKITAVLPYEASVSGSARLEDLGDDVLLPGLVDTHVHVNDPGRTEWEGFWTATRAAAAGGITTLVDMPLNSLPPTTTVAHLRTKQEVAADKAHIDVGFWGGALPDNVKDLRPLHESGVFGFKAFLSPSGVDEFPHLDQDGLARSLAEIASFDGLLIVHAEDPHHLEAAPQQAGPRYADFLASRPRDAEDTAIAQLVAQAKRLDARVHVLHLSSSDALPLIARAKAEGVRITVETCPHYLTLTAEEVPDGASEFKCCPPIRESANQDLLWQALADGTIDCVVTDHSPSTADLKTDDFATAWGGISGLQLSLAAVWTEGRKRGHSLEDVVRWMSARTSQLVGLDRKGAIEAGRDADFAVLAPDETFTVDPAALQHRNRVTAYAGKTLCGVVKSTWLRGERIVADGEFTAPKGQLLTRTP; encoded by the coding sequence GTGTCCGACACTGAACTGGTGCTGCGCTCCACGCGCGTCATCACGCCCGAGGGGACGCGCGCCGCGTCGGTCGCGGTGGCCGGCGGGAAGATCACGGCCGTGCTGCCGTACGAGGCTTCCGTCTCCGGGAGCGCCCGCTTGGAGGACCTCGGCGACGACGTCCTGCTGCCCGGCCTGGTCGACACCCATGTGCACGTCAACGACCCCGGCCGCACCGAGTGGGAGGGCTTCTGGACCGCCACGCGCGCGGCGGCGGCCGGCGGCATCACCACCCTCGTCGACATGCCGCTCAACTCCCTCCCGCCCACGACGACGGTCGCGCACCTCCGTACCAAGCAGGAGGTCGCCGCCGACAAGGCCCACATCGACGTCGGCTTCTGGGGCGGCGCCCTGCCCGACAACGTCAAGGACCTGCGACCGCTGCACGAGTCCGGTGTCTTCGGCTTCAAGGCGTTCCTGTCCCCCTCGGGTGTGGACGAGTTCCCGCATCTCGACCAGGACGGGCTCGCCCGGTCCCTGGCCGAGATCGCGTCGTTCGACGGCCTGCTGATCGTGCACGCCGAGGACCCGCACCACCTGGAGGCCGCCCCGCAGCAGGCCGGTCCGAGGTACGCGGACTTCCTGGCGTCCCGTCCGCGCGACGCCGAGGACACGGCGATCGCCCAGCTCGTCGCCCAGGCGAAGCGGCTGGACGCGCGCGTGCACGTGCTCCACCTGTCGTCGTCCGACGCCCTGCCGCTGATCGCCCGGGCCAAGGCCGAGGGTGTCCGCATCACGGTCGAGACCTGCCCGCACTACCTCACCCTCACCGCCGAGGAAGTCCCGGACGGCGCCAGTGAGTTCAAGTGCTGCCCGCCCATCCGTGAGTCCGCCAACCAGGACCTGCTGTGGCAGGCGCTGGCCGACGGCACGATCGACTGCGTGGTCACCGACCACTCGCCGTCCACGGCCGACCTGAAGACGGACGACTTCGCCACCGCGTGGGGCGGCATCTCGGGCCTTCAGCTGAGTCTGGCGGCGGTCTGGACGGAAGGCCGCAAGCGCGGTCACTCGTTGGAGGACGTGGTCCGCTGGATGTCCGCGCGGACGTCCCAACTGGTCGGCCTGGACCGCAAGGGCGCCATCGAGGCCGGCCGCGACGCCGACTTCGCGGTCCTCGCCCCCGACGAGACCTTCACCGTGGACCCGGCGGCCCTCCAGCACCGCAACCGTGTCACGGCGTACGCGGGCAAGACCCTGTGCGGCGTCGTGAAGTCGACCTGGCTGCGCGGCGAACGCATCGTGGCGGACGGCGAGTTCACGGCTCCCAAGGGTCAACTGCTCACCCGTACGCCCTGA
- a CDS encoding SelT/SelW/SelH family protein encodes MTEPSSDSRRVEIEYCTQCRWLPRAAWLAQELLTTFETELTELALKPGRGGIFVVRVDDEVVWDRHEQGFPEPTAVKQAVRDRVAPGKSLGHSDKVSQEDVSP; translated from the coding sequence ATGACGGAGCCTTCTTCGGACTCTCGGCGGGTCGAGATCGAGTACTGCACCCAGTGCCGCTGGCTGCCGCGCGCGGCCTGGCTGGCCCAGGAACTGCTCACGACCTTCGAGACCGAGCTGACGGAACTGGCACTGAAGCCCGGCAGGGGCGGGATCTTCGTCGTCCGGGTCGACGACGAGGTCGTCTGGGACCGCCACGAGCAGGGTTTCCCGGAGCCGACGGCGGTCAAGCAGGCCGTACGCGACCGAGTGGCCCCCGGGAAGTCCCTGGGCCACTCGGACAAGGTCTCGCAGGAGGATGTCAGCCCTTGA
- a CDS encoding CGNR zinc finger domain-containing protein, which translates to MNPDHVFVCGHPALDFAATLRARRSTRFEMFVTPERLNAWYVESGLVDTITPGEEDDVRAATTVREAVYRLVTNRRLGEEFDREALAVVNAAARKPPVTPQLTLAGRHTEATPEQALATVARQAVELLSGPDVPLMKECGNPECTRVYIDRSRGMRRQWCGMESCGNKIKAAAYRARKKTAPAAAAR; encoded by the coding sequence GTGAATCCTGACCATGTATTCGTATGCGGACACCCTGCTCTCGATTTCGCGGCCACCCTCCGGGCCCGGCGCTCGACGCGGTTCGAGATGTTCGTGACGCCGGAGCGGCTGAATGCCTGGTACGTGGAGTCCGGGCTGGTGGACACGATCACTCCCGGCGAGGAGGACGACGTCCGGGCGGCGACGACCGTACGCGAGGCCGTCTACCGGCTCGTCACGAACCGCCGTCTCGGTGAGGAGTTCGACCGGGAGGCGCTCGCCGTGGTCAACGCAGCCGCCCGCAAGCCTCCCGTGACGCCGCAGCTCACCCTGGCCGGACGGCACACCGAGGCGACGCCGGAGCAGGCACTGGCGACCGTCGCCCGGCAGGCCGTGGAACTGCTCAGCGGTCCGGACGTCCCCTTGATGAAGGAGTGCGGCAACCCCGAGTGCACCCGGGTCTACATCGACCGCTCCCGGGGCATGCGGCGCCAGTGGTGCGGCATGGAGTCCTGCGGCAACAAGATCAAGGCCGCCGCGTACCGCGCACGCAAGAAGACCGCGCCGGCGGCAGCCGCCCGCTGA
- a CDS encoding ribonuclease domain-containing protein, with amino-acid sequence MRFPPRIARIGTAAAVLSALLVGGTVATATPAAAAVGSICYSDLPSQAYDTLDLIDAGGPYPYSQDGTVFQNREGVLPSQSSGYYHEYTVITPGSSTRGARRIVTGEETQEDYYTSDHYATFDLVDFGC; translated from the coding sequence ATGAGATTCCCCCCACGAATCGCTCGTATCGGTACGGCAGCCGCCGTCCTGTCCGCTCTCCTCGTCGGCGGCACCGTCGCCACCGCCACGCCCGCGGCCGCCGCGGTCGGCAGCATCTGCTACAGCGACCTGCCCTCCCAGGCGTACGACACGCTCGACCTGATCGACGCGGGCGGCCCCTACCCGTACTCGCAGGACGGCACTGTCTTCCAGAACCGGGAAGGCGTCCTGCCCTCACAGTCCTCTGGCTACTATCACGAGTACACCGTGATCACGCCGGGCTCCTCCACCCGCGGCGCGCGCCGCATCGTCACCGGCGAGGAGACCCAGGAGGACTACTACACCTCCGACCACTACGCCACGTTCGATCTCGTCGACTTCGGTTGCTGA
- a CDS encoding sulfite exporter TauE/SafE family protein, with product MEWSTGLLGFAAGLLISVTTAPVGVSGAVFLLPIQVSVLGVPSPAVTPTNLLYNVMAGPGALLRYRRAGRLGGPLTRLLVAGTVPGVVMGAVIRVFAVPGPRIFRLLVAALLLPLGLWLWLRTVRPASPGTHDQPSPRATTSLALAVGVLGGIYGIGGGSLLGPILVGRGAPVALVAPAALASTFVTSIVGAATYALLSLAATGDVAPDWLLGLSCGAGGLLGGYLGARLQPHLPETALRLLLGTLATSVGALYAGQTLR from the coding sequence GTGGAGTGGTCGACGGGGTTGCTCGGGTTCGCCGCCGGGCTGCTGATATCGGTCACCACCGCGCCCGTCGGCGTCTCGGGGGCGGTTTTCCTGCTGCCCATCCAGGTCAGCGTGCTGGGCGTGCCGAGCCCGGCCGTGACGCCTACGAACCTGCTCTACAACGTCATGGCCGGCCCCGGTGCCCTCTTGCGGTACCGGCGAGCCGGGCGACTGGGTGGGCCGCTGACCCGCTTACTCGTCGCGGGCACCGTTCCCGGTGTCGTCATGGGCGCCGTCATCCGCGTGTTCGCCGTTCCCGGCCCACGCATCTTCCGCCTTCTCGTAGCGGCGCTGCTCCTGCCACTCGGGCTGTGGCTGTGGCTGCGGACCGTACGCCCGGCATCACCCGGCACCCACGACCAGCCTTCGCCCCGCGCGACTACGTCGCTGGCCCTGGCCGTCGGTGTCCTCGGCGGCATCTACGGGATCGGTGGCGGCTCCCTGCTCGGGCCGATCCTCGTCGGCCGCGGCGCACCAGTCGCCCTTGTCGCACCCGCCGCCCTGGCCTCCACCTTCGTGACCTCCATCGTCGGCGCGGCCACCTACGCGCTGCTCTCCCTGGCCGCCACGGGCGACGTCGCTCCCGACTGGCTGCTGGGCCTGTCCTGTGGAGCCGGAGGCCTCCTCGGCGGATACCTTGGCGCACGCCTCCAGCCGCACCTGCCCGAAACCGCGCTCCGGCTCCTGCTCGGCACCCTGGCTACCAGCGTCGGCGCGCTGTACGCAGGTCAAACCCTTCGCTGA
- a CDS encoding IclR family transcriptional regulator — protein sequence MPTSSASTTDSAKSAGGGVQSLERAFDLLERMADAGGEVGLSELSASSGLPLPTIHRLMRTLVSCGYVRQQANRRYALGPRLIRLGESASRLLGTWARPYLARLVEETGETANMALLDGDEIVYVAQVPSKHSMRMFTEVGRRVLPHSTGVGKALLANTPDDEVRALLSRTGMPAATEKTITTPDGFLAALKEVRGQGYAVDDNEQEIGVRCLAVSVPNSPTAAAISISGPAGRVTEAATEKIVPMLQQVASELSEALASQNPA from the coding sequence GTGCCGACGTCCAGCGCCAGCACCACCGACTCCGCCAAGTCCGCCGGCGGCGGGGTCCAGTCCCTCGAGCGCGCCTTCGATCTGCTGGAGCGGATGGCGGACGCGGGCGGAGAAGTCGGACTGAGCGAACTGTCCGCGAGCAGCGGGCTGCCGTTGCCCACCATCCACCGCCTGATGCGGACGCTCGTGTCCTGCGGATACGTCCGCCAGCAGGCCAACCGGCGCTACGCCCTCGGCCCGCGCCTGATCCGCCTCGGCGAGTCGGCCTCCCGGCTGCTCGGCACGTGGGCCCGCCCCTACCTCGCGCGTCTGGTCGAGGAGACCGGCGAGACGGCCAACATGGCACTGCTCGACGGGGACGAGATCGTCTACGTCGCCCAGGTGCCGTCGAAGCACTCGATGCGGATGTTCACCGAGGTCGGGCGGCGCGTCCTGCCGCACTCCACGGGCGTCGGCAAGGCCCTGCTCGCCAACACCCCCGACGACGAGGTCCGCGCCCTTCTCTCCAGGACCGGCATGCCGGCCGCGACGGAGAAGACGATCACCACGCCGGACGGTTTCCTCGCGGCCCTCAAGGAGGTGCGCGGCCAGGGCTACGCGGTCGACGACAACGAGCAGGAGATCGGCGTCCGCTGCCTCGCGGTCTCGGTGCCCAACTCCCCCACCGCCGCCGCCATTTCGATCTCCGGACCCGCGGGGCGGGTCACGGAGGCGGCCACGGAGAAGATCGTCCCGATGCTCCAGCAGGTCGCGTCGGAACTGTCGGAGGCGCTGGCCAGCCAGAACCCTGCGTGA
- a CDS encoding DUF5955 family protein, whose product MTGSDNDPRVAELRTAVSRLRRELAAHPAEFPDRGIAEDELAALAAMTIDGTPEIPRLRRSLLLIAGAIGSVSALSRGLTDVRDAVELFREPRR is encoded by the coding sequence GTGACCGGCAGCGACAACGATCCGAGAGTGGCGGAACTGCGGACCGCGGTGTCCCGGCTGCGCCGCGAACTCGCCGCGCACCCGGCCGAGTTCCCCGACCGGGGCATCGCCGAGGACGAACTCGCCGCGCTGGCCGCCATGACGATCGACGGAACGCCCGAAATCCCGCGCCTGCGACGGTCGTTGCTGCTGATCGCGGGGGCGATCGGGTCGGTGAGCGCGCTGTCGCGGGGACTGACCGACGTACGCGACGCGGTGGAGTTGTTCAGGGAGCCGCGGCGCTAG
- the aceB gene encoding malate synthase A, translating into MSAPAPSPLAIVDAEPLPRQEEVLTEAALAFVAELHRRFTPRRDELLVRRAERRAEIARTSTLDFLPETAAIRADDSWKVAPSPAALDDRRVEITGPTDRKMTINALNSGARVWLADFEDASAPTWENVVLGQVNLADAYTRNIDFTDERSGKSYALKADEELATVVMRPRGWHLNERHLVDANGAQVPGALVDFGLYFFHNAQRLLDLGKGPYFYLPKTESHLEARLWNDVFVFAQEYTGIPQGTIRATVLIETITAAYEMEEILYELRDHASGLNAGRWDYLFSIVKNFRDGGAKFVLPDRNAVTMTAPFMRAYTELLVRTCHKRGAHAIGGMAAFIPSRRDAEVNKVAFEKVRADKDREAGDGFDGSWVAHPDLVPIAMESFDKILGDKPHQKDRLREDVHVEAADLIAIDSLQAKPTYNGLVNAVQVGIRYIEAWLRGLGAVAIFNLMEDAATAEISRSQIWQWINAGVEFENGELATPELARKVAAEELSTIRQEIGEEAFAGGHWQQAHDLLLQVALDDNYADFLTLPAYEQLKG; encoded by the coding sequence ATGTCCGCACCAGCGCCGTCCCCGCTGGCCATCGTCGACGCCGAGCCCCTGCCACGGCAGGAAGAGGTCCTCACCGAGGCGGCCCTCGCCTTCGTGGCCGAGCTGCACCGCCGGTTCACGCCACGGCGTGACGAGCTCCTGGTCCGCCGCGCCGAGCGCCGCGCCGAGATCGCCCGCACCTCCACGCTCGACTTCCTCCCGGAGACCGCCGCGATCCGCGCGGACGACTCCTGGAAGGTGGCCCCCTCCCCCGCGGCCCTGGACGACCGCCGGGTCGAGATCACCGGCCCCACCGACCGCAAGATGACCATCAACGCCCTGAACTCCGGCGCCCGGGTGTGGCTCGCGGACTTCGAGGACGCCTCGGCGCCGACCTGGGAGAACGTCGTCCTGGGGCAGGTCAACCTGGCCGACGCGTACACCCGGAACATCGACTTCACGGATGAGAGGTCCGGCAAGTCGTACGCGCTCAAGGCCGACGAGGAGCTCGCCACGGTCGTCATGCGCCCGCGCGGCTGGCACCTGAACGAACGCCACCTGGTCGACGCGAACGGCGCCCAGGTCCCGGGCGCGCTCGTCGACTTCGGCCTGTACTTCTTCCACAACGCCCAGCGTCTGCTGGACCTCGGCAAGGGCCCGTACTTCTACCTCCCGAAGACGGAGTCGCATCTGGAGGCCCGCCTCTGGAACGACGTGTTCGTCTTCGCCCAGGAGTACACCGGCATCCCCCAGGGCACCATCCGCGCGACCGTGCTGATCGAGACGATCACGGCGGCGTACGAGATGGAGGAGATCCTCTACGAACTCCGCGACCACGCCTCGGGGTTGAACGCCGGCCGCTGGGACTACCTGTTCTCCATCGTCAAGAACTTCCGTGACGGCGGCGCAAAGTTCGTCCTTCCGGACCGCAACGCGGTCACCATGACGGCCCCGTTCATGCGCGCGTACACCGAACTCCTCGTCCGCACCTGCCACAAGCGCGGCGCGCACGCGATCGGCGGCATGGCGGCCTTCATCCCGTCCCGCCGGGACGCCGAGGTCAACAAGGTGGCCTTCGAGAAGGTGCGCGCCGACAAGGACCGCGAGGCCGGCGACGGCTTCGACGGCTCATGGGTCGCCCACCCCGACCTGGTCCCCATCGCCATGGAGTCCTTCGACAAGATCCTCGGCGACAAGCCCCACCAGAAGGACCGGCTGCGCGAGGACGTCCACGTCGAGGCGGCCGACCTCATCGCGATCGACTCGCTTCAGGCCAAGCCGACGTACAACGGCCTCGTGAACGCCGTCCAGGTCGGCATCCGTTACATCGAGGCCTGGCTGCGCGGTCTCGGCGCGGTCGCCATCTTCAACCTCATGGAGGACGCGGCCACCGCCGAGATCTCCCGCTCGCAGATCTGGCAGTGGATCAACGCGGGTGTCGAGTTCGAGAACGGTGAACTCGCCACCCCGGAGCTGGCCCGCAAGGTCGCCGCCGAGGAGCTGTCCACCATCCGCCAGGAGATCGGCGAGGAGGCCTTCGCGGGCGGCCACTGGCAGCAGGCCCACGACCTGCTGCTCCAGGTCGCCCTCGACGACAACTACGCGGACTTCCTCACCCTGCCGGCGTACGAGCAGCTCAAGGGCTGA
- a CDS encoding alpha/beta hydrolase, whose amino-acid sequence MARTRVSFDSAGIEIAAHLYTSDRPAAGRRPALVVGHPGTGVKEQTSGTYAQLMAERGFVTLAFDAAYQGESGGLPRGLEDPAQRVEDFKAAVSYLTTRDDVDPDRIGLLGICASGGYSLAATGGDHRVKAVATVCTAEPARQFRYGADGSQDPAVFQALLDAAAQARTRAARGEDPGVMTMFPETAEQAGTLGGEHGVEGWEYYCGPRGHHERSAKYLAWDSIDRMASSDVFRAVPLIGPRPMLQIIGERAVTAWMALEAHQAATGPKELHRIPGASHVDLYDKREYIDPAVDKLTDHFTTHLDK is encoded by the coding sequence ATGGCCAGGACCCGTGTCAGTTTCGACAGCGCCGGTATCGAGATCGCGGCACACCTCTACACCTCCGACAGACCGGCTGCCGGCCGCCGTCCGGCGCTGGTGGTCGGACACCCCGGGACCGGGGTGAAGGAGCAGACCTCAGGTACCTACGCGCAGCTGATGGCCGAGCGCGGCTTCGTCACCCTCGCCTTCGACGCCGCCTACCAGGGTGAGTCCGGAGGCCTGCCCCGCGGGCTGGAGGACCCCGCCCAGCGCGTGGAGGACTTCAAGGCCGCGGTGTCCTACCTCACCACCCGCGACGATGTCGACCCCGACCGCATCGGCCTGCTCGGCATCTGCGCCTCCGGCGGCTACTCGCTGGCCGCCACCGGCGGCGACCACCGGGTCAAGGCCGTCGCCACCGTCTGCACCGCCGAACCCGCCCGCCAGTTCCGCTACGGCGCCGACGGCTCCCAGGACCCGGCCGTCTTCCAGGCCCTCCTGGACGCCGCCGCCCAGGCCCGCACCCGCGCCGCCCGCGGCGAGGACCCCGGCGTGATGACGATGTTCCCCGAGACCGCCGAACAGGCGGGCACACTTGGCGGTGAACACGGCGTCGAAGGCTGGGAGTACTACTGCGGCCCCCGCGGCCACCACGAGCGCTCCGCGAAGTACCTCGCGTGGGACAGCATCGACAGGATGGCCTCCAGCGACGTCTTCCGTGCCGTCCCCCTCATCGGCCCCCGCCCCATGCTGCAGATCATCGGCGAACGCGCCGTCACCGCCTGGATGGCCCTCGAGGCCCACCAGGCCGCTACCGGCCCCAAGGAACTCCACCGCATCCCCGGAGCCAGCCACGTCGACCTCTACGACAAGCGCGAATACATCGACCCCGCCGTGGACAAGCTCACCGACCACTTCACCACCCACCTCGACAAGTGA
- the alc gene encoding allantoicase, with the protein MTAIPSFTGDANPYGGGDPYADYRTADFPFTQYANLAARTLGAGVIAANDEFFAQRENLLMPERAEFDPEHFGHKGKIMDGWETRRRRGASAEHPWPTAEDHDWALVRLGAPGVIRGIVVDTAHFRGNYPQAVSVEGTSVAGSPSPEELLGDDVKWTTLVPRTPVGGHAANGFSVSLEQRFTHLRVNQHPDGGIARLRVYGEVVPDPAWLEILGTFDVVALENGGQAEDASNLFYSPASNTIQPGRSRKMDDGWETRRRRDRGNDWIRYRLVAQSRIRAIEIDTAYLKGNSAGWASVSVRDGEDGDWQEILPRTRLQPDTNHRFVLPTPAVGTHARVDIFPDGGISRLRLFGSLTDGGTAALSARHQELGG; encoded by the coding sequence GTGACGGCGATTCCCAGCTTCACCGGCGACGCGAACCCGTACGGCGGAGGTGACCCGTACGCGGACTACCGCACCGCCGACTTCCCCTTCACCCAGTACGCCAACCTCGCCGCACGGACGCTCGGCGCCGGAGTCATCGCCGCCAACGACGAGTTCTTCGCCCAGCGCGAGAACCTGCTGATGCCCGAGCGGGCCGAGTTCGACCCCGAGCACTTCGGGCACAAGGGCAAGATCATGGACGGCTGGGAGACGCGGCGCCGCCGGGGCGCCTCGGCCGAGCACCCCTGGCCGACGGCGGAGGACCACGACTGGGCGCTGGTGCGCCTGGGCGCGCCCGGGGTGATCCGGGGGATCGTGGTCGACACGGCCCACTTCCGCGGCAACTACCCGCAGGCGGTGTCGGTCGAAGGCACGTCCGTGGCAGGCTCCCCGTCCCCCGAGGAACTGCTGGGCGACGACGTGAAGTGGACGACGCTCGTTCCCCGGACGCCGGTCGGCGGCCATGCGGCGAACGGCTTCTCCGTGTCGCTGGAACAGCGGTTCACGCACCTGCGGGTCAACCAGCACCCGGACGGTGGCATCGCCCGCCTGCGCGTGTACGGCGAGGTCGTCCCGGACCCCGCGTGGCTGGAGATCCTCGGCACCTTCGACGTGGTCGCCCTGGAGAACGGCGGCCAGGCGGAGGACGCGTCGAACCTCTTCTACTCGCCGGCGTCGAACACCATCCAGCCGGGGCGCTCCCGCAAGATGGACGACGGCTGGGAGACCCGCCGCCGTCGTGACCGGGGGAACGACTGGATCCGCTACCGGCTGGTGGCCCAGTCCCGGATCCGCGCGATCGAGATCGACACGGCGTATCTCAAGGGGAACAGCGCGGGCTGGGCATCGGTGTCCGTCCGCGACGGTGAGGACGGCGACTGGCAGGAGATCCTCCCGCGCACGCGCCTGCAACCCGACACGAACCACCGCTTCGTGCTGCCGACGCCGGCGGTGGGCACGCACGCGCGCGTGGACATCTTCCCGGACGGAGGGATCTCGCGACTGCGGCTGTTCGGCTCGCTGACGGACGGCGGCACGGCGGCGCTCTCGGCGAGGCACCAGGAACTGGGCGGCTGA